The following coding sequences are from one Leptolyngbya sp. NIES-3755 window:
- a CDS encoding LuxR family transcriptional regulator (similar to AA sequence:cyanobase_aa:LBDG_37840), with product MALPSLRVLIVEDDPMMQLGLEQSLEDYPELSIVDQASDGYLGVEAALKHRPDLIVMDIGLPRLDGIAATQQIKAALPNVRIVMLTSHTSETEIIAALSSGADAYCIKGADVTRLIAAIAAASEGATYLDPQIARRVIEHLKPPMTDNTIGQLSQRELEVLKLMVEGLSNPEIAGKLYLSPNTVKTHVRGIMNKLAVDDRVQAAVVALRSGLV from the coding sequence ATCGCTGCGGGTGCTGATTGTCGAGGATGACCCCATGATGCAATTGGGGTTAGAGCAATCGTTAGAAGACTATCCAGAGTTATCGATCGTGGATCAAGCCAGTGACGGATATTTAGGCGTTGAAGCGGCTCTCAAGCATCGTCCAGATCTGATCGTGATGGATATCGGGTTGCCTCGTTTGGATGGAATCGCTGCCACTCAACAAATTAAAGCGGCTCTGCCAAACGTGCGAATCGTAATGCTGACTTCTCATACATCGGAGACTGAAATCATTGCCGCGTTGTCGAGTGGAGCCGATGCGTATTGTATTAAAGGCGCGGACGTGACTCGATTAATCGCTGCGATCGCTGCTGCTTCCGAAGGGGCGACGTATCTCGATCCACAAATCGCCCGTCGAGTGATCGAACATCTCAAGCCCCCGATGACCGATAACACGATCGGGCAACTTTCCCAGCGCGAACTCGAAGTTCTCAAACTCATGGTCGAAGGCTTGAGCAATCCTGAAATTGCTGGAAAGCTTTACCTCAGTCCGAATACGGTGAAAACACACGTGCGCGGCATTATGAATAAACTGGCAGTAGACGATCGCGTTCAAGCTGCTGTGGTCGCACTCAGATCTGGATTGGTTTAA